In one Zobellia galactanivorans genomic region, the following are encoded:
- a CDS encoding DUF3817 domain-containing protein → MKNLLKTNIGRLRIIGFLEGISLLVLVFISVPLKYYFDYPELTKTLGPIHGALFLLFLFNALSVGVEQNWKFATTTWKVLLACFIPFGTFYIDRSILSKL, encoded by the coding sequence ATGAAGAATCTATTGAAAACAAATATTGGCCGGCTCCGTATCATAGGCTTTCTAGAGGGCATTTCCCTATTGGTACTTGTATTTATTTCGGTACCCTTGAAGTATTACTTTGACTATCCGGAATTGACCAAAACACTCGGCCCGATCCATGGGGCCCTTTTTCTACTTTTCCTATTTAACGCCTTAAGTGTAGGGGTCGAGCAAAATTGGAAATTCGCAACAACTACTTGGAAGGTGCTATTGGCCTGCTTCATTCCTTTCGGCACCTTTTATATCGATAGAAGCATCTTAAGCAAACTCTAA
- a CDS encoding TetR/AcrR family transcriptional regulator: MTKASNTRHTILEKAFDLIYRKGYQTTSIDEIIATTEVTKGAFYYHFKTKDEMGIAIINEIVKPTMQDAFIVPLQNASSPLEAIYGMTESLLFETPFLKLEYGCPASNLAQEMTPWNEAFSKALNELILEWQTTIEKAIQKEIENGAVRSDVNPKQVAYFVMSSYWGIRNFGKAYNDTDCYHAYLKELKRYLNQLK; this comes from the coding sequence ATGACAAAGGCATCGAATACCCGACATACCATTCTCGAAAAAGCATTTGACCTAATCTACAGGAAGGGCTACCAAACGACGAGCATTGATGAGATCATAGCAACTACGGAAGTCACCAAAGGGGCTTTTTACTACCATTTCAAGACAAAGGACGAAATGGGAATCGCCATTATCAATGAAATTGTCAAACCGACCATGCAAGACGCCTTTATCGTTCCCTTACAAAATGCTTCAAGTCCCCTCGAGGCAATATATGGAATGACGGAATCCCTGCTGTTCGAAACCCCTTTCCTAAAGCTTGAATACGGATGCCCCGCGAGCAACCTGGCCCAAGAAATGACACCTTGGAACGAGGCGTTTTCCAAAGCCCTGAACGAATTGATCCTAGAGTGGCAGACTACCATAGAAAAGGCCATTCAAAAGGAAATCGAAAACGGAGCGGTACGCAGTGACGTCAACCCCAAACAAGTGGCCTATTTTGTGATGTCGAGCTATTGGGGCATTCGAAATTTCGGTAAGGCCTACAACGATACCGATTGCTATCACGCTTATTTAAAAGAACTTAAACGGTATCTAAACCAGCTAAAATAA
- a CDS encoding DNA-binding transcriptional regulator: MIKTKPNRIAILLDSARRYDRDVLKGIIDFSRQMGHWSTYHLPPDYIHGHDMDKIIENIIKWSPDGVITRTFTGWEQFKALGVPLILSPYKKIIENEISFHSDDREIGRMAADYFMALGFENFAFIGNSDYHWSDERQKAFKKEVKSRGLFYKKAPEFIKKKSWYEIPELLAEWLSVQPKPLALFAACDEFSSLANRAIEISGYHCPSQIALLGCDNDVHICELAEPQISSIGMNAIGAGFEVAKTMHGLIRGEQLGSGNIVTLPEGVVTRKSTDIVAVKDIELQKAVRFIIENAPIKNIRVSDVVKITSLSRRLLEMRFKKELGLSVLHVIKKYRISHFKKLLNDKSIRVKDIYAVMDFSNQESVSRYFKNETGMTPSEYREKFKK, from the coding sequence TTGATCAAAACTAAACCAAATAGAATTGCCATATTACTTGATTCGGCCCGAAGGTATGATCGTGACGTATTAAAGGGAATCATTGATTTTAGTCGGCAAATGGGGCATTGGTCGACCTATCACTTACCACCTGACTATATTCATGGCCATGATATGGACAAGATTATCGAGAATATTATCAAGTGGTCTCCCGACGGTGTAATTACGCGGACATTTACGGGTTGGGAACAGTTTAAGGCTTTGGGGGTTCCTCTGATACTTTCTCCCTATAAAAAGATTATTGAGAATGAAATCAGCTTTCATAGTGATGACCGTGAAATTGGTAGAATGGCGGCGGACTATTTTATGGCATTGGGTTTTGAGAATTTTGCCTTTATAGGGAATAGTGATTACCATTGGTCTGATGAAAGGCAAAAGGCCTTTAAAAAAGAAGTGAAAAGCAGGGGGCTATTTTATAAAAAGGCACCTGAGTTTATCAAAAAAAAGAGTTGGTACGAGATTCCCGAGCTTTTGGCCGAATGGCTCTCCGTACAGCCCAAGCCCTTGGCTTTGTTCGCCGCCTGTGATGAATTCAGCAGTCTTGCCAATAGGGCCATTGAAATTTCAGGGTATCACTGTCCTTCACAGATTGCATTGCTAGGTTGCGATAACGATGTGCATATTTGCGAGTTGGCCGAGCCACAGATTTCTAGTATTGGAATGAATGCTATAGGGGCGGGTTTCGAGGTAGCTAAAACAATGCACGGTCTAATTCGTGGGGAACAATTGGGTTCAGGTAACATTGTAACCCTTCCCGAAGGTGTTGTTACCCGAAAGTCTACCGATATCGTAGCCGTAAAGGATATTGAACTTCAGAAGGCGGTACGCTTCATTATAGAGAATGCGCCTATAAAAAATATTAGGGTTTCCGATGTTGTTAAAATAACAAGCCTCTCTCGAAGGTTGTTGGAAATGCGGTTCAAAAAGGAACTAGGACTTTCCGTTCTTCATGTAATCAAGAAATACAGGATATCACATTTTAAAAAATTATTGAACGACAAAAGTATCAGGGTCAAAGATATTTATGCCGTAATGGATTTTTCCAATCAAGAAAGTGTTTCTCGTTACTTTAAGAATGAGACCGGTATGACTCCCTCTGAATATCGTGAAAAATTCAAAAAGTAA
- a CDS encoding SusC/RagA family TonB-linked outer membrane protein: MKQKLFLYLFIIAPMCLLAQGGVSGSITSAEDGAPLPGANILEKGTSNGTQADFDGNFSIEVSGSDAVLVISYIGFTSQEIAVGVQTHFNIALEESASALDEVVLVGYGTQKKANVTGAVSTIKVDRLANMSLGAIDQKLGAQVAGVQVRQISGAPGSGAVVNIRGAGSIGAGDDPLYIVDGFPLVAGSDKSFNPLNTINPDDIESLTVLKDASSTAIYGSRGANGVVLITTKSAKNGKSSIEFTAYGGLQQVSQKFFPQMMNATEFAQFQLEKAQDFWVDEGNDLSTFDINTLDPIYRNPASNGEGVNWLKEITRVAPMQNYNLTITNGTKKVRSVISASYFNQEGTILGTDFERFSFRSNLETDLTDKIKVGLNIVPTLTKQNSRPTEGHNGNSLITQAFITPPFGPIYNPDGSYNPNIQVGGPFSDRVGGTFQFANPVNRLKNLVDETKGVSLLINAYVDAEIFEGLRFKTTFNVSHNNSNRDQYFPSAVGNYRDPAPSIPRGQFQKNTLNNFLNENTLSYTKSFNKHNIELLAGFSSQQERFERSTILASNYPLNDDIITPNAAATVESSELVDKWTLVSYFGRLNYNFDGRYLIGATIRRDGSSRFGENNRWGLFPSASLGWRVSEESFFPEDGFVSGLKLRASYGLTGNNSIGNYTAISSVITDDYVFGGVLAPGKRQSSLANVDLGWESSKQFNAGIDLELLKGRFFISPEIYVIDTEDMLQGIDIPASSGFSSIQENIGKVRNKGLELTLTGRILTGKLRWNSDFNISFNKNEVLDLGNKSEIIIGWPHKTITKTGQPLGLFYAYNFLGLYENQAQLDEASAPNSTIGTPRFEDVNGDGAINSSDFTVVGSPHADYNWAMTNTFNYGDFDFSFQLAGSQGGEVIDVYRRHTQLSVGFWNLEKDVATRYRPSNASFETNYGRVTSPYDFTNQDISSLFVQDASYVSIRNITLGYTLNTEYLKNFRLYFSAQNPFVFTKYKNGHPETAGFGETSSLQQGINYGGYPLPQIFTIGLNFKL; this comes from the coding sequence ATGAAACAAAAACTGTTCTTATATCTATTCATCATAGCTCCTATGTGCCTCTTGGCACAGGGCGGAGTATCGGGCTCGATTACCTCTGCGGAGGATGGAGCGCCCTTGCCTGGTGCAAATATCCTGGAAAAGGGAACATCAAACGGGACCCAAGCCGATTTTGACGGTAACTTCTCTATTGAGGTAAGTGGTTCAGATGCCGTACTGGTAATTTCTTATATCGGTTTTACCAGTCAAGAAATAGCAGTTGGGGTACAGACCCATTTTAATATTGCTCTTGAAGAAAGTGCCTCGGCGCTTGATGAAGTCGTACTTGTGGGCTATGGTACGCAGAAAAAGGCCAATGTAACCGGTGCCGTTTCTACCATCAAGGTCGATCGGCTTGCGAATATGTCACTTGGGGCCATTGACCAAAAGTTGGGCGCACAAGTAGCTGGTGTTCAGGTAAGGCAAATTTCCGGTGCCCCGGGTAGTGGCGCCGTTGTTAATATAAGGGGGGCGGGGTCCATAGGTGCAGGTGACGACCCCTTGTATATTGTAGATGGTTTTCCATTGGTTGCGGGAAGTGATAAAAGCTTTAATCCGTTGAATACCATTAACCCTGATGATATCGAAAGTCTTACGGTATTAAAGGATGCCTCTTCAACCGCTATTTACGGTTCTAGGGGGGCTAACGGTGTTGTGTTGATTACGACCAAGAGCGCGAAAAACGGAAAATCGTCCATAGAGTTTACGGCCTATGGAGGCCTGCAACAGGTTTCCCAGAAATTCTTTCCCCAAATGATGAACGCAACGGAGTTCGCACAATTTCAACTCGAGAAAGCCCAAGATTTTTGGGTAGATGAAGGCAACGACCTAAGCACTTTCGATATCAACACCTTAGATCCGATCTACCGCAATCCGGCAAGTAACGGGGAAGGGGTGAACTGGTTGAAGGAAATCACACGTGTGGCTCCTATGCAAAACTACAACCTGACCATTACCAACGGTACGAAAAAAGTAAGATCGGTGATATCGGCAAGTTACTTCAATCAAGAAGGAACTATTCTAGGTACCGATTTTGAACGATTTAGTTTTAGGTCGAACCTCGAGACCGATTTAACCGATAAAATAAAGGTGGGTTTGAATATTGTTCCCACTTTAACCAAGCAGAACAGCCGACCTACGGAAGGGCACAATGGTAATTCACTTATTACCCAAGCCTTTATAACACCGCCCTTCGGGCCAATTTATAACCCTGATGGCAGTTACAACCCCAATATTCAGGTGGGAGGCCCGTTCAGTGATAGGGTAGGCGGTACTTTTCAATTTGCCAATCCGGTAAATCGACTCAAAAACCTTGTGGATGAAACCAAGGGGGTATCCTTGTTGATCAATGCTTATGTGGATGCGGAAATTTTCGAAGGACTGAGGTTTAAAACAACCTTTAATGTAAGTCACAATAACTCCAACAGAGATCAGTACTTTCCTTCGGCTGTCGGAAATTATAGAGACCCGGCACCCTCAATTCCTAGGGGACAATTTCAAAAGAACACCTTGAACAATTTTCTTAATGAGAATACATTAAGCTATACAAAGTCCTTCAATAAACACAATATAGAGCTATTGGCCGGCTTCAGTAGCCAACAGGAACGATTTGAAAGGTCAACGATATTGGCAAGCAATTATCCGCTCAACGATGATATTATTACGCCCAATGCGGCGGCTACCGTAGAGAGTTCGGAGCTTGTTGATAAATGGACCTTGGTATCTTATTTTGGAAGGCTCAATTATAATTTTGACGGAAGATACTTGATAGGTGCTACCATTCGTAGGGACGGTTCTTCGAGATTTGGCGAGAACAATCGTTGGGGGCTGTTTCCATCCGCTTCTTTGGGTTGGAGGGTTTCCGAAGAATCTTTCTTTCCCGAAGACGGTTTTGTGTCAGGCTTGAAGCTTAGGGCGAGTTACGGGTTAACGGGTAACAACTCAATAGGCAACTACACCGCCATTTCTTCCGTTATAACCGACGACTATGTGTTTGGAGGCGTTTTGGCCCCAGGGAAACGACAGTCAAGTTTGGCCAATGTAGATCTGGGCTGGGAAAGCTCCAAACAGTTCAATGCGGGAATAGACCTAGAGCTCTTGAAAGGACGATTTTTTATAAGTCCGGAAATCTACGTAATCGATACCGAAGATATGCTTCAGGGTATTGATATTCCTGCCAGCTCGGGCTTCTCCAGTATCCAGGAAAATATCGGAAAGGTAAGGAACAAAGGTTTGGAACTTACCCTTACGGGACGGATCTTAACCGGTAAATTACGGTGGAATTCAGATTTCAATATTTCGTTCAATAAGAATGAAGTGCTCGACTTGGGCAATAAATCTGAAATTATCATAGGGTGGCCCCATAAGACGATTACCAAGACAGGGCAGCCTCTAGGCTTGTTCTATGCCTATAACTTTTTAGGGCTCTATGAAAACCAGGCCCAACTCGATGAGGCCAGTGCGCCCAATAGCACCATTGGTACGCCAAGGTTTGAAGATGTCAATGGTGACGGTGCCATCAATTCTTCCGATTTCACCGTTGTGGGTAGTCCGCACGCGGACTATAATTGGGCCATGACCAATACGTTCAACTACGGTGATTTTGATTTCTCATTTCAATTGGCAGGGTCACAAGGTGGTGAAGTAATTGATGTTTACAGAAGACATACCCAATTGTCCGTCGGATTTTGGAATTTGGAAAAAGACGTCGCCACTCGGTACAGGCCTTCAAATGCTTCCTTCGAAACCAATTATGGTAGGGTAACGAGTCCTTACGATTTTACCAATCAAGATATCAGCTCGCTCTTTGTGCAAGATGCTTCGTATGTGTCTATTAGGAATATTACATTGGGGTATACGCTCAATACGGAATACCTAAAGAATTTTAGACTCTACTTCAGTGCACAAAATCCCTTTGTATTTACCAAATACAAGAACGGTCATCCTGAAACCGCAGGATTTGGGGAGACTAGCTCTTTGCAACAAGGAATCAATTATGGTGGATATCCATTGCCACAAATCTTTACCATCGGGTTAAATTTTAAACTATAA
- a CDS encoding RagB/SusD family nutrient uptake outer membrane protein has translation MKKCNYIYMLLTCFLLGCSEDFLDVAPETSLGSTSFFKNEGQFVAALNGTYVPLRDLYKGGNFWLLAEQRSDNTSYENLDGSGVSKFEIDEFRVTELNTFPPTIFRMSYDGIGRANLLLSNIATTEVLNDYIKNQLEGQAYFLRALYYFHLVRVFGDIPLVLEPVNNTEQAFATAERVGVSEVYSVIVDDATKAAALLPDSYTGNDIGRATKGAALTLLGEVQMTLKNFEAAITALNGVTGYTLLPDYGELWNAANKNSAESIFEVQYSVGLGSEDFASGFMYRFVPQHSGAGEEIIGFAAGNGSDSGHNTPTNDMIGAYEAEDLRKDASIGFWNNPQTGMDIPYVKKFNNPGPFRFWMDDNMPIYRYADVLLMLSEALNEQGYVADGEAFDLLNRVRQRAGLADLTSAELTDQDSFREAVAQERRVELAFENHRWFDLLRTDKAEETMTAHGVEEKALKSYVPTNAYQNISLLYPYPNRETLLLDADN, from the coding sequence ATGAAAAAATGTAATTATATATATATGCTCTTAACTTGTTTCTTGTTAGGGTGTAGCGAAGATTTCTTGGATGTGGCGCCCGAAACCTCATTAGGCTCAACTTCTTTCTTTAAAAATGAGGGACAGTTCGTAGCCGCATTGAACGGAACTTATGTGCCCCTTAGGGATTTGTACAAAGGCGGAAATTTTTGGTTGTTGGCCGAACAGCGTTCAGACAATACCTCTTATGAAAATTTGGATGGCTCGGGTGTTTCTAAATTTGAGATCGACGAGTTTCGGGTTACCGAATTAAACACTTTTCCCCCAACAATTTTTAGAATGTCTTACGATGGTATAGGGCGAGCGAACTTATTGCTTTCGAATATAGCCACGACCGAGGTGTTGAACGATTATATAAAAAACCAATTGGAAGGTCAGGCCTATTTTCTCCGGGCCCTGTATTACTTTCATTTGGTTAGGGTTTTTGGTGACATACCGCTGGTTTTAGAACCCGTAAACAATACGGAGCAAGCCTTCGCTACAGCGGAAAGGGTCGGTGTCTCCGAGGTTTATTCGGTAATTGTTGACGATGCTACCAAGGCGGCGGCCTTACTTCCCGATTCCTATACCGGCAATGACATTGGGCGTGCTACAAAAGGTGCGGCCTTGACCCTTTTAGGTGAGGTGCAGATGACCTTGAAGAACTTTGAGGCAGCAATAACCGCCTTAAATGGCGTTACGGGCTATACGCTTTTACCCGACTATGGGGAACTTTGGAATGCTGCCAATAAAAACAGTGCTGAATCTATTTTTGAAGTTCAATATTCCGTAGGCTTGGGATCTGAAGATTTTGCCAGTGGTTTTATGTACCGTTTTGTACCCCAGCATTCGGGAGCGGGTGAAGAAATCATTGGGTTTGCCGCAGGAAACGGTTCCGATTCCGGTCACAATACCCCCACCAATGATATGATCGGGGCCTACGAGGCCGAAGACCTTAGAAAGGATGCTTCTATCGGATTCTGGAATAACCCGCAAACGGGAATGGATATACCCTATGTGAAAAAGTTCAATAACCCCGGGCCGTTTCGGTTCTGGATGGATGACAATATGCCGATCTACAGATATGCCGATGTCCTTCTGATGTTATCGGAAGCACTAAACGAACAGGGCTATGTGGCCGATGGAGAAGCGTTCGACCTATTGAACCGGGTCAGGCAAAGAGCAGGTTTGGCTGATTTGACATCTGCGGAATTAACCGATCAAGATAGTTTTAGGGAAGCTGTAGCCCAAGAAAGAAGGGTCGAGCTTGCATTTGAAAACCACAGATGGTTCGACCTTTTAAGAACGGATAAGGCGGAAGAAACTATGACGGCACATGGCGTGGAGGAAAAAGCGCTGAAAAGTTATGTTCCTACCAATGCCTATCAAAATATATCCTTGTTGTACCCCTATCCGAACCGGGAAACACTTTTGCTCGATGCCGATAATTAA
- a CDS encoding right-handed parallel beta-helix repeat-containing protein has product MKKPARTLILSSLLILFLSTVSAQKGYQDPMDIRVSESKMATVEVITNAGKKSYHLNNTGTVDVSRALQAIFDEISAIKDVSATFSFIPGVYYLNGPVKLKIASVKMIGHGHGGIDIHGANIESGSIFRFGKDTGPNCITFDYAGRSKAFPSGETPWDNRNLKVEIENLTFVGYNNTGVNTADGYSRFRGDEPNFRGLHWYPSKDRYKDVEAEGQRAIVLPSPPKGKGHAKCELLRVTGCYFTDLYVGLDVAGSDVTYIDKNWFGQLTYAIRLHKNGQGMMVGDNLFADLETAMVLGNPSFSSFHNNTFAYVSKCFEIDNIENSTIVGNTLYNWKISTGAAAYGAFCHIKKSSNLAITGNTISQYLDSRKRTKTIDEKNNGLSFIQFDNADQLLFSNNVVHTILTQTVVRLNDSKNCVITDNIITHGKGGNAVAQTGTSSNNYYRPIDPKNSERFDEYKY; this is encoded by the coding sequence ATGAAAAAACCAGCTAGAACCCTAATTTTATCGTCATTGTTAATTTTGTTTTTATCGACGGTCAGTGCCCAAAAGGGATATCAAGACCCTATGGATATAAGGGTTTCCGAATCAAAAATGGCTACGGTAGAAGTGATTACGAATGCGGGTAAGAAAAGTTATCACCTGAACAATACCGGAACCGTTGATGTTTCAAGGGCCCTGCAAGCTATTTTCGATGAGATTTCGGCAATAAAGGATGTGTCAGCTACCTTTTCGTTCATACCAGGGGTCTATTATTTAAACGGCCCGGTAAAACTGAAAATCGCAAGTGTTAAGATGATCGGGCACGGTCATGGGGGAATAGATATTCATGGCGCCAATATTGAAAGCGGTAGTATTTTTAGGTTTGGAAAAGACACGGGCCCCAACTGTATTACATTTGATTATGCCGGAAGGAGCAAGGCTTTTCCTTCCGGCGAAACCCCATGGGATAATCGCAATTTAAAGGTTGAAATTGAAAACCTCACCTTTGTTGGTTACAACAACACCGGGGTAAATACGGCTGATGGCTATAGCCGCTTCAGGGGTGATGAGCCGAATTTTAGAGGGCTACATTGGTACCCGTCAAAAGACCGGTACAAGGATGTCGAGGCAGAGGGGCAGCGGGCCATTGTCTTGCCAAGTCCGCCCAAGGGCAAGGGACATGCCAAGTGCGAGCTATTGAGGGTGACCGGCTGTTATTTTACAGATCTATATGTCGGGCTTGATGTAGCAGGGAGCGATGTGACCTATATCGATAAAAATTGGTTCGGACAGTTGACCTATGCCATAAGGCTTCATAAAAACGGGCAAGGAATGATGGTCGGGGATAATCTGTTTGCCGACCTTGAGACGGCAATGGTATTGGGAAACCCTAGCTTTTCTTCCTTCCATAACAATACTTTTGCCTATGTAAGCAAGTGTTTCGAAATCGATAATATTGAAAACTCTACCATAGTCGGTAACACCTTGTACAATTGGAAGATATCGACCGGTGCCGCCGCTTATGGGGCTTTTTGTCATATAAAAAAATCCAGTAACCTGGCCATAACGGGAAACACCATTTCCCAATACCTTGATAGCCGAAAACGGACCAAGACTATTGATGAAAAGAACAATGGTCTTTCGTTTATACAATTTGATAACGCAGATCAACTGCTCTTTTCGAACAATGTAGTGCATACTATTTTGACCCAGACCGTAGTACGGCTTAACGATTCGAAAAATTGCGTAATTACCGATAATATCATTACCCATGGTAAAGGAGGGAATGCCGTAGCCCAGACCGGTACTAGTAGTAATAACTATTATAGGCCCATCGATCCTAAAAATTCGGAACGCTTCGATGAATATAAATATTGA
- a CDS encoding ROK family protein: MLKETVVLAADVGGSHITLALVVKGHVMDSVTIKAEPIKGMRAYLPLMEQMAKQLVENNSLSFLDLAGFGMALPMLVDSKKNTVLSCANNKYEDAVEIDFEQWAREKFGLQIRLEVDGNLGCMGEWNYGAGKGVQDLVYVILGTGYGSSVVLGGQPLRGRNFTAGILAGHMVVNPMGSKCICPGNGCVESETGTWALPGIARKTEGFHTSLLAKREKIDYAALFEDHALNDSVATKILERSIMYWGASLVNLIYAYNPQKIIMAGSVIKAGDYIIPRLDAYIKKQLWTIGEYPEICKAQHFDTAALLGCYSLVTTSDEYE; the protein is encoded by the coding sequence ATGCTTAAAGAAACGGTAGTCTTAGCGGCCGACGTTGGGGGGTCTCATATTACCTTGGCGCTTGTCGTAAAAGGTCATGTCATGGATTCTGTAACTATTAAGGCTGAGCCTATAAAGGGGATGAGGGCCTATCTGCCTTTGATGGAACAAATGGCGAAACAGCTCGTGGAGAACAATTCGTTGAGCTTTCTTGATCTTGCCGGTTTTGGTATGGCGCTCCCGATGTTGGTTGATTCAAAAAAGAATACGGTACTGTCTTGTGCCAATAATAAATATGAAGATGCTGTCGAAATTGATTTTGAACAATGGGCGAGGGAAAAATTCGGCTTGCAAATTAGACTGGAAGTTGATGGAAACCTTGGCTGTATGGGAGAGTGGAACTATGGTGCCGGAAAGGGAGTGCAAGACTTGGTCTATGTGATTTTAGGAACTGGTTACGGAAGTTCGGTCGTGCTCGGTGGCCAACCGCTAAGGGGGCGAAATTTTACCGCTGGAATTTTAGCGGGTCATATGGTGGTCAACCCTATGGGAAGCAAATGCATTTGCCCGGGAAATGGTTGTGTCGAAAGCGAAACCGGTACATGGGCACTGCCAGGAATCGCTAGAAAAACCGAGGGATTCCATACCAGTCTATTGGCGAAAAGGGAAAAAATAGATTATGCGGCATTGTTTGAAGACCACGCCTTAAACGATAGTGTCGCCACTAAAATTTTAGAGCGGAGCATCATGTATTGGGGGGCCTCTTTGGTAAACCTTATCTACGCCTACAATCCCCAAAAAATTATCATGGCCGGTTCGGTCATAAAGGCAGGTGATTACATCATTCCGAGATTGGACGCCTATATTAAAAAACAATTATGGACGATTGGGGAGTATCCTGAAATATGCAAGGCCCAACATTTTGATACGGCAGCATTGTTAGGGTGTTATTCCTTGGTCACTACCTCTGATGAATATGAATGA
- a CDS encoding sugar porter family MFS transporter, with amino-acid sequence MRKYLVKCTLVAALGGLLFGFDTAVISGTEQSLRVLFDGEYQKLSQVFGTVNFWHGLAIASALIGTIVGAMRFGKLADTYGRRKLLMIIGVLYFISAIGSALAYDLSSFVLFRFVGGVGVGGASVISPMYIAEISPAKFRGRLVAITQFNIVLGILLAFVSNYLIAGFELGAVTWRWMFGVEALPALLFFLFLFTIPRSPRWLLVKGYVDEAKKVLSQVGTDSGSIEDEVAEIQNTLKTDERNKGETIFKRRYYKPLFLAISIAAFNQLSGINAVMYFAPRIFGMSGFGESAALLGSVGVGLVNLAVTMFAISIIDRFGRKKLMLFGSIGYLVSLGLIAFTFYSYDSEFRLVHELQQGLRDGSDLASAMTSAATGGSIIMWSLFLFVAAHAFGQGTVIWVFISEIFPNKVRGKGVSLASSTLWIMAALISWTFPMFAEESGGKIFTFYWVSMLLQLLWVVFVMPETKGISLEDMEKKLNLNDEK; translated from the coding sequence ATGCGGAAATATCTTGTAAAATGCACTTTGGTCGCTGCCTTGGGCGGATTGTTGTTCGGTTTTGATACCGCTGTAATATCGGGTACCGAACAGTCGCTCAGGGTATTGTTCGATGGAGAGTACCAAAAGCTCAGCCAAGTATTTGGTACCGTAAATTTTTGGCACGGATTGGCCATAGCCTCGGCCTTAATAGGGACCATTGTCGGGGCGATGCGCTTCGGGAAATTGGCAGATACCTACGGACGGCGGAAACTGCTGATGATCATCGGGGTTTTATATTTTATCTCGGCTATCGGTAGTGCGCTGGCCTATGACTTGTCTTCCTTTGTTCTTTTTAGGTTCGTCGGGGGTGTTGGTGTCGGAGGGGCATCGGTCATCTCACCCATGTACATTGCGGAAATATCACCGGCAAAGTTTCGGGGGCGCTTGGTGGCCATAACCCAATTCAATATCGTTTTGGGCATTCTATTGGCCTTTGTTTCCAATTATCTTATTGCCGGATTTGAACTAGGGGCGGTTACCTGGCGCTGGATGTTCGGCGTAGAGGCTCTTCCGGCCCTTTTGTTCTTTTTGTTTTTGTTCACCATACCTCGCAGTCCGAGGTGGTTGTTGGTAAAAGGATATGTAGACGAGGCCAAAAAAGTATTGTCGCAAGTAGGAACCGATTCCGGTAGTATTGAAGATGAAGTGGCCGAAATTCAAAATACTTTAAAAACCGACGAGCGGAACAAAGGGGAAACGATTTTTAAACGAAGGTATTATAAACCGCTTTTCTTGGCCATATCAATAGCGGCCTTTAACCAACTGTCGGGAATCAATGCGGTAATGTATTTCGCGCCAAGGATTTTCGGAATGTCCGGTTTTGGCGAAAGTGCCGCCCTTTTGGGGTCCGTTGGGGTAGGCCTGGTCAATTTGGCGGTGACTATGTTTGCCATTTCCATTATTGACCGCTTTGGCCGTAAAAAACTAATGTTGTTCGGGTCTATAGGATATTTGGTCAGTCTTGGGCTCATCGCTTTTACATTCTATAGCTATGATTCTGAATTTCGATTGGTCCATGAGCTGCAACAGGGCCTGCGCGATGGTTCCGATTTGGCGTCGGCCATGACATCGGCCGCTACGGGTGGCAGTATTATTATGTGGAGCTTGTTCCTGTTTGTCGCGGCACATGCTTTCGGACAGGGAACGGTTATTTGGGTGTTCATAAGTGAAATATTTCCGAACAAGGTGAGGGGCAAGGGAGTTTCGTTGGCGAGTTCCACCTTGTGGATTATGGCCGCCTTGATTTCGTGGACCTTTCCCATGTTCGCCGAAGAATCGGGTGGAAAGATATTTACATTCTATTGGGTGTCAATGCTATTGCAATTGCTTTGGGTAGTGTTTGTAATGCCTGAAACAAAAGGCATAAGTTTAGAGGATATGGAGAAAAAACTGAATTTAAATGATGAAAAGTAA